From the Anguilla rostrata isolate EN2019 chromosome 5, ASM1855537v3, whole genome shotgun sequence genome, the window ATGGCGGTCCCGGCGGGGACCAGACCACACGCGGCCCTCCCGGGGGTGTGGTCCTTTCTCACGCAGCTGTAAAGTGGCTATCCTTTATTTTTCAGTCTTGGCGGATTTGCAGACATTTGTGATGATTGGCGGTCACAAAATGTACGTTTCACACTCCAAATACCAGAGTTCAATTTGAAACAAAGCTATTACTAGGAACATGATGACTGCTTATTTTTCTCAGAAGATAATCAAGATAATCCTGTGGTAGCATATTTTTGAGAAAGAAGACTGCCTAGAGTCAACCAACAATGTCAGCTGATGGAAATATTGAGCAACAGAACAAATTCAATTTTAAGGACTGCCGCTTCAAAGCGGTGCTGCTGTAACGGGTGCTGTGGTCCTCAGATATTCGGGCAGGCCAACACCCCGCTGAAGAGGTGGCTGCTGGACTTTGCGTCCCGGCGGAAGGAGGCAGAGCTTCGGAGCGGGGTGGTGAGGAGGGACAGCATGTGGGACAAACTCATCTTCAGTAAAGTGCAGGTAGGAGCAGGAGCACCTGGTAACCTGGCAACCCCGAGCCCCTCCGCCCTGGAGTCCCCTTTAGGCCTGCCTGTCCTCCTTCCCCATGTCCACAAGCGCACAGAGACCTCTCCGTCATCCGCCCTTCCAAATTCTGTGCCAAACATAACTCCAATGGAACTGTATGGAGATACGCACCTTTACTATGGTGCAATGCATATACAGTGTAGTTAAGAGTTGAAGTTGAACCAGGAGTTTGACCTGATGAAGATCCACCATGGATCTAGACATTGCTTGATGTTTCATACCAATAAAAGATTTATACGGAGTTCTGGTGTGCAGGTTATACCTGAACTCCAAACCACAGttccagcacagacagacagtgttttaaatgttgttCTACCTTCGTCTAGTGCAAGCAGGTACATATCCATTATTAACACTAAAGCATCATGTCTGCATCACCTCCGTGTACCATCGTGCCGATCACTGGAAATCTTTGAAAGAGATCTGAATTTTGGTAGTCCCATCCTTCTACAGCTACTAAGTTGCATGAGTTTTCTTCTGgttctctgtcgccccctgcaggccagtTTAGGAGGACGGGTGCGGCTCATGATCACCGGAGCGGCTCCTGTTTCCCCGACCGTGTTGACGTTCCTGCGTGCAGCGCTGGGTTGCCAGGTGAGCATCGGCCAGGTGTGGGTCCTCATGCACATGTTGCATTTTTAGACCCATATTTCATgttctgctccctctcctggcAGTTCTATGAAGGGTACGGCCAGACAGAGTGTACGGCAGGCTGTACGATGTCAATGCCTGGGGACTGGACTGCAGGtaaaccacacatgcacatgtacactacaaacacactacaTGACACACTATGGAAAAAAGCCATTTACATCAATTTGCTCACTTGTACAGATTAATACATCCACATCCACATGAACGTTCACTCTGCTGCCCACTCAACCTTTGTTCACAGACATCATACACCCAGACTACACTGCCCACACATACGCCCATTTTCGTCCATGTACAAAGGTACAGACACCCACATTAAATTATGGACAGACCCATTTTTATGTGTACTccgcagaagtataaaacagcctttagtcTAAAATGACATGTGGCTTTCATGGAAATTTTAGCAAGCCTGGCTAAAGCGCAAGCAAGAACTGAACAAAACTCAAAGTGGAAAATCTGAAGTGCTTTGACAGAAAGACGGCAGTAGATgttgtgtgcttctgtgtttggCTCTGATCTGGTTCCTTTCCTCTCAGGTCACGTTGGACCTCCACTGCCCTGCAACTTTGTGAAGCTGGTGGATGTAGCTGAGATGAACTACTTTGCAGCcaatggagagggagaggtaagACTTTACAGCcaatggggagggagaggtaaGACTTTACAGCcaatggggagggagaggaaagactTTACAGCCAATGGGGAGGAAGAGGTGAGACTGCTGCTGGTGGGGGCTGGGATCCTGATCAAACAATGTTTGAAGCGTATgattgtgtgcattgtgtggaTATATCCCAGGCAAACGTAAGCGCACCTTTGTCATTGTTCTTGATGTCATGCAgttgttttacatttgtttcctcttgcaggtgtgtgtgaaaggaCCAAACGTTTTCCTGGGGTACCTGAAAGATgatgagaaaacaaaagaagcCATCGATGAGGATGACTGGCTCCATACCGGCGACATCGGGAAGTGGCTTCCGGTGAGGACGGCgacttttttctattttcaagaCTACCTAAAATTTTGCTGTGATGAGATTTTAAAGCACAttgtattttgtgcttttttattccATCCAATGTCCATCTTTGTGGTAAGATGGAAGAACTGTGACTGTGCCTCTCATTGGTGTCCCGTTTCCCCGCAGAACGGTACTCTGAAGATCGTGGACAggaagaaacacattttcaagcTGGCTCAGGGGGAGTACATCGCCCCAGAGAAGATCGAGAACATCTACATCCGCAGCGACCCCGTAGCGCAGGCCTTTGTTCATGGGGACAGTCTgcaggtgaggggcgggggccAGGTCAAGCAGATAACTAAACCAGCACTGGGTGGGGGTTCTTCTAAGAAAGCCAGGAAATAGGATTGAGTTACATCAGGGATGCCAAACTCAGTCCTCGAGGGCTGAGgggtctgcaggtatttgcggTTTCCTTTGAGCCtgttaaggccttgagaacaaacTGTGGGGAttcttagccaatcagtgacttaaatgaacGACTGGTGCGGAAACACACCGGCCTCATGTGGCCCTGGCCTTCCTTCCACAGGCGTGTCTGGTGGCCATCATTGTGCCGGACAGCGACTTCCTGCCCGGGTGGGCGAAGAAGAAGGGCATCGAGGGGTCGTACAGCGAGCTGTGCAAGAGCAAGGTGAGTCCTCCGGCCTCCCGTTTTCTCACAGGAAACGCTGAGCCATGAAAATGCCTCCACACATATGGGTCCTCTAGACAGTGCCACGAGACCTGCTCCATACTCACTGAAGGCTCTGTCCCTGTCCTGCTATGAACCTCAGCCGTGGACAAAAGATTGGCAGCAGACTCATTGGCTCGTCTGCAAGGAAACCAACCACTACAAACAAACCAGTCTACCCTTGCTTACCAACAAGCTAGGTAGCTGGAAAACACCTTTGCTAACACTAGCCAACATTCCGTGAACCTATAAGGTAAATATGGGACCTGTTTTAGAATGCAACCACAATATTAATTCCACAGGTAAACATACACAATGAGACACGTAACCAGGCCCGAGTCTTAGTTTATCTGCACTCTGTCTTAATCATCTGTATGAGAACAGTTAGCAGCTAACATTAGCCGTGTTGAACACAGCCAGTAAAGAAACAGACGAGAACAGGCTTCAAAGTGCTCTACATTGACTGGGTGTCTGGAGGAAAACCCATCACAGATCAGTATAGCAGTCTCAGGGGTGTGTTAAACATGCGCCGGGGGCAGATCTGTCACATGCCTAACCGACACACGGAAGTCGTTTTTACTGTTAGCAGGGAAAGGTCAAGTACACgttttaaggggaaaaaaaccccccaagGCAATGTGTTTCTGCGAATGCACCAGGCCACCCACAGATTCAGAGGCCTTTTACGAGCTTATCATTACACAGTCAAACCTATGTCTTTTTCCTGGGTTATGGCTGTATGGCTTTGTTAAAAAGGACTCTAAGAACACATGCTAatataaatctttttaaaaatttacccTGAAGCAGCCGGGTCCAGTCTTCCGAGGGGGTCCACTGCAGGAGGCTCCAGTATGGCTGGCTATTGAGTTTCACTGTcatacagcagggctgccctaccctgtttctggagatctaccggtcctgtagattttaatttcaaccataatttggcacacctgattctactaattagcagctcaactaGATATCtactgtagctgttgaatgaggtgtactttgttagggtgggagtgaaaacctacgggacagtagatctccaggagtagggttgggcagctctgttGTACTGTATATCAGTCTCATGCCAATGGTGGTACAGGTGTCAGCCTGCCCTGCTTTGTCAAATATGTGCGTTACCCAGACAACGTTGCACTGCTTAAccagtctgtgtttgtctgtgcaggagctgaagaACGCCATCTTGGAAGACATAGTGAGCCTGGGAAAAGCGGGAGGACTGAAGTCCTTTGAGCAGGTGAGGCATCGTTTAGCACAGGAGCGAAGCGCTGAGCCAGACCGCAGCCAGACAGCATACAGCACGCTTCATTCCCTACTGTTAGCAGGTGGCACCCGAGCCTGTGCACCTGCATAGCACACTGATGTTGGTAGCAAAACTGGTAACAGTACTTcgcatttacatgcatttatttagcacattCCTATCCAGGGTAATTTGCAGCTTAATTGTAATACTATATGGTTTGTATGGTTGGATTAACACCAGTTTAGATACAAAAATTGTCTAGCACGGTTGCATGAAGGTATCATTGTCAAGAGTAATGCTTTGCAACAGAAGGTCACTTCATGGAAATGTCTCGTAAGTTTCATTAAGAATGTCTGAAGCCTTGAAGGGAGagtccctctcccccctgccccactcCCCTATAACCGCCGTTGTGTGTCCCCGTCCCGGGGCAGGTGAAGGACATCACCCTGCACCCCGAGATGTTCTCCGTGCAGAACGGCCTTCTCACGCCCACCCTCAAGGCCAAGCGCAACGAGCTCCGCAACTACTTCCGCGAGCAGATCGACGAGCTCTACTCCAGAATCAAGATGTAGCGGCCGGCCCGGAGGGAccgagaggaggggggggagacaatCACCCTGGAAGCCATAGCCACCGCCGCCCCTAGCAACGGCCGTCAGGGAGACAGGATGATCTCATCGCACGGGccgtggtttctttcttttttttgttttctttactaCCTGCTGGATGTTCTGATGCACAGTCGGACCGCTACCAGTCAGAACGGTCAGAGCATAAGAATTAGAGAGAGGTCTTTTTGAGATCAGAACAGGAGGAGCCTGTTGCCTTGATCCAGCCCGTTTCAGCCTGAATGGGCTCACCTCACCCCCTTCACCTAAAGCACAGAGCTAGTGTGGGGTGTTAAAAATCCTATCACTGTCTCTTAAATGGCACCTAGGGCTGTCCTGACAAAAATATTCTATACATAAACTGCAGacatgtgtatatattatacatatacataaacatGTCTGTAGTTTATGTTATCATCTAACATGTACACAACTTTCAACATTAAGAATAAGAAGCGAAGTATTTGCGTTTGGTCTTTTTAATCTGCTATACTGATGCTGTAGCCATTTTTGTGGATGATAGTTTTCAGCAGATAGCCCAGTCAACCAGATTTATtttccatggaaacaaacaGCCAGTGGGAATGCGTGCCTGTCTAAATCTCCCACTTCATgaattatatatgtaaaatgATGCATATTGAAACCggtacaaatatattttaaagtaaaatcaTACCGTATGTAAAGCTTGCAGTTGATGTGCGAAGCGCAGTGGGCCTTTTGtatgtccaaccaaacactcCTTGGGTTTTTAATGTATCGCATGACCACCCTAGGTGCCTTTTAATATGCAGATTTCATATTTTGCCTGCAGCAGACCCTGTTGTAGACGTTTTGTGCGTTAACCACTTGGCTAGGCATCACTGTTGATTGATACATTTGTTGGGTGTTGGGGGGAAAGCAGTATAAGCAttactttcagtttttaatCGCAGCACAGTATGTATATATCTATTTAAAAATCGTTTTGATTATTTAATGTCCTGAAAGATGTAAATTATGCCACAGTACACCtgtggagttggaggaagagACTGGGGGAGGAAGGGTTTAGGTATCGTGCTTCTCTCTGCATTCCCTGTTCTTTTGCCGTTTGTTGTAATCTTGGACCTAACTCACTCACGTGGGGAAAGAAAGCCTTCTTTGCTGTTTATAATAGAGTCGTGTCGATAGGAAACGAAGCACCTCTGCTTGGTTTTAATGGGTTTATCAGTGGGTTTGTGccatgtggttgtgtgtgtattgtactAGGAAGTTAtggcttttatgtttttgtttttttttttgttgggggggatgggggtttaCCATGGTTACATCCCCTAGCAGTAAGTTTTGCAGAATTATGCTTAAGTGTTTTTCAGTATCTTCCTACATTTAAAGACCCCCTCTTCAGAAAGTGTCCttgagaaaaccagcagtatgGCTGCCAGTCATCCGTAACCATGGTTTCCAGTTGTACTGTGCGCGGCAGCAGGAACAGGAACTTGATGTACCTGCGCCGATGCCGGGCttgggggggaggtgtttgAGGCACAGGCCGTCTCCCTTCTGCTATCTGTGCCAGCCCCACCCCACGCGAGGCAAGACCATGGAGACCAGCTTGTCAAAATCAAGCCTTCTTACCAACACGTTCGAACCCGAGGCCAGAGACCCAGTGAAAGTACCACTACAGTCGTGCCTCAGTGTAATACGACTCAGGAAGGGTTTTTGTGTGGAGGAGGAACCCAGGTATTCTccagaggagaaagagaactGAAAAAATCTCAAAGCGTCCATTGGTAGTGGACACGTTTGCATAGGATACAAACAGCATAATGACTCCCCACCATCAAGACAGTTTAAATTGAGACCAAAGTGACAGACCCACAGTTGTGCTCAGATGCAGGTGAGAGCGCTAAGCCTAGCATACACAACACACCGGCTGTGAAACTCACTTTTATTTTCCAAGCTGGCGGTCCTGCATTAATTTAGTTATGCGTCTTGGGAGGGGGGACACATGGACAGTAGTGGAATGCACACTTAAAGCACATCAGTCTCAAAACTCCCGATGTGGCCAGATTTTTGCGTGTGGTGTTGGTAGAACAAGTAATACAGTGATGTGGCACTAAACGTTTTGTGATGGAAAGCCAAACGGTAAATTATGGCCTCATGCCTTTCAAAGCttgctttaatgtttttttttttggcgttgTACATGTTTTGTACAGATAACAGATgcatatatttcaaaaaatgtcgACAGTACCAAATAAacactgttgtgtgtgtatttctcaCTTTTTTGTCCTGTCTTTAATTACTCTGATTTGTATTCACACACTAGTCAGAAAACaatattgtgttttgtgtgaaaagCAAGATATACTAAAAGCTCTTATTGAATATTTCGGCACATTCTTTACTATATAATGGTAGCCATTATttctaaaacataaaacagctgCATCTGTACTACCACAATCTTAGTAAGTAAACAATGTAATGtttaagtatacatttttacttATAAATACTTATGTACatctttaatacattttaattgctgATTATAGTAAATTATTCAGGCGAGTGCttcaaaaactccaaaaagcTAGCCCTACCTCGGCTCTAAACCACACATGTGGTCTCTGGTTTATGGGCAATACTGCATCACCCTACAAGACTCCCAATGTTCATTTCAGGGAAGTATCTATAGGGTATATATGTGGATATATCTCTGGTTTGTGTACGGTGATCTGTAGCTAAGGTGCTTGTCTCAGGTATACTGAGGTCAATTAAGGCATACTGGTGGAAGCACATATCTGGTCACTGGAGGTCTCAAACTCTGCCAGCGTTTGGAGCAAGAGGTCGTCCGGAAGGTCATCGCCGTGGCACCGAGGGGTAGTGGCGGTCTCGTCCTCCAGCAAGACGCTCCTCTCCGCGTCCTCCAGGGCCTGCAGGTAGGCGTGGTCATCCTGCCAGTCGTCCTCGCGCTCAGGCCCCTCCTCCTGGTCGAGTAGCCGCGTGGGGTCGAGTGCTGCAGCTGACCTCTCCCTGGGCTCAATAGTTCCTGCTTCATCCATCTCAtacccctcctcttcctcgtcctgtCCGCACAGAGGTTTAGGGTTAGCCCTGCACTTATACAGATATGCAGAACAATGTTCAGTGCTGGATCAAATCTTGCAGAGTACAGTACATATGACCCTAACTGAACTTATATGTACTCTGTCaatagttgaattaacactggacattttactgtgtaatacTGATAAAAGTACGTACACCTACCAGTAGATTAAACTGTAGAGATGATTTAAGAATTTTACTGCTTGCTTACTGCATGTAATTACATGTACTAATTACTCAAAGGCAACGTGTCCATAGTACTTTTTCTGATTCTTGcaaatattacacatttcaaGCCACATTTTGGGCTGAATAAAGCATGGGCAGTTATTAAAAGAATAATGTCATAAAAGAACTAACCATGCAGACAGCAGGAGTGAGCAGCAACTTTCATGGGttgaagtatttttaaatgagccAGTTGCTTTCAGTCACACCCACCCAGCTTTCTACACTTGCAACCCTGTGAAGGGTGCTCACAGTCACACTTATGAGACACCCCCCCCTTTAAAGCATGTGAGCCCTGCCCACTGAGAGACCACAGCTGAGATGTCCACCACACCCCTGCTGAAGGAGCCAGTGGTGACAGAAAGCCAGGAGGTGCCCTCTTGTGGACAGCTGTGCATTGCATAGTGGGCAGGGAGCACTGACCTCTCTCATGAAGTGGCTGAGGCAGACCTCCTCTGGCAGGGGGTGATCTGGAGTAGGGGATAACGCCGTTAGCTACATTACTCCAGTCAGCAGCTTAACCACAGGTTTAACTACATTAGTATTTACATTAGTATTGCCAATGTGCTCAAGAACAGAAATGACTGTGCTCAGTCAAAAGACCTACGGGTGGATACGAGCAGTACGTACAAAAACAATGATATCAACACACTGCAAGGACATCTTACATGGCGAAAACAGTACAGCCGTTTAAAAGGGGGCACTGCTGCATTTTATATTATACTTTTGTGCTCTGTGTAATTTATTCCTGTAGAAGCATTTTTTCAGCCTCCAGACCTCAGAGTCTCaggtttttgcagtgtgtggaCAGATTTGCCTCTCtgtttatttgtaaatgaaGGATTTCTTAATGGACTTCAGTAAGAAGTCAAAGCGATTAaaaagcccacacacacactggtaaatAAGGGAAAATCAAAGTGCTGGCATCACAACTTTGGTCCAACTAAAGCccttttaaatgcacaaatcaAGCATTCAAGAACGTTCCAGCACCCATTCAGGCTAAATTCAAGCACGTTAACAACAAATCCTTCCACACTCACAGCAAGCACTTCCACTGTTTTTCCATGTAGCAAAAGCTCACTAAGGAGAACATACCTGAGGATCTGTAGTTCACACTTCTGCATACGGGGTCATGACACTTCTGGTACCAAACCTCCTTTTTCAGATCCACCAGGATCCTGATAGTGAAAACCACACCAGAGGTTAAGGGACTCTCTTTCCCAGAAGACACCAAGTGAACAGTGAACGCAGAGGTTTTATTGGCTGAAAGCAGAGCTGGAGTCAAACCACCTCTAGAGTCTCGACGCCACAGCTTTCATCAAACTGCAGATGTGAGCCGAGTTCAAGCATGcaaaaacatgcagaaatgGCTACCGTCAACGTACAGGTTATGCCGATTCCAGCGAGACATATGCAAACTGCACGCCTCATTAATAGCTAAACCCAGCCTTACTGCagcataaaacaaaagaaaattaacaaaatcataagaagtttgtttatttatttatttgacacttATCGGAGAAAAGCGTGCGCAGACGGCGGTGCTCACATGATGTTGTTGCTCTTGTGGTGCCTCCCTACATTCTGACACCATCGGTACCTCAGGATGTCGTACACCAGGagctgctcacacacaaacaggctccACCGCCGTATACCTACACAGGAGAACCAAGCACAGCGAATCAGACAGGAACAGCATCCCACTGACAcctggacatttaaaaaatcaacatgcCCTTACCTCCATCAACACCGTCTCTGGTCACCAAGGAGAGGACAAAGTCGTCTACCTCTTTGTAAGGGGAGTGCTGGTACCCTCCGACAGAGTCTACAGAGGGCATTGAAGCAGATTGGGTCATACTGGGTTCAAAACCGAGGGTGAGGCAGAACTTTCAAAATGCTATTTGCAGGTTTTTTCCACGAAATGCCATTTTtggtcagtttttttcccccctcaactATGAGGCCTGCAGCATGGCGAGCGTCTTTACCAGCAGACCCACTTGGGACACCCTTAGAGCCACCGTCCCTACAGGAAATGTTTTGCAGCTGTAATGccaatcgaacctgtgaccagCGAGAGGAAAAAAGCTCTGTGCAGAGCAGTACCTGACGAGACCGAGGAGGGGTGCGGGGCAGGGCACAGAATCTGCTTGTCCTCTCTTGTCTCAGGGACCTCTGACATCAGAATCTTCTGGCCTGTGAAGCTGGAATCAAAATGATTAACTCAACTGGGAAATACATCCACTGACTGTAAAGACAATATAAAACATGTAAACAATGCccaatgtttaaaaatgcaatgtgtAGTATACACATGGACGACTTTGACGTCTGAGGTAAATATAGCACGGACATGCAGTCACTTGGCACACTATATCGTAACACACTTGAGAATTACAGAATAGCTGTAACTATAGACctcaacactgacacacagggcTTAGATAATGTTACAGTCAACTGTTGGACCCATGCTGGTGTTCATCTAACCCTACTGCACACACTATGCTGTCAAACGCTCTGGGTCTGCTAGCGAAAGATGGACAGCAATACAGTAATATTATAGTCAGGGGGATACATAAGACACATGAAGGCTATCAAGGAGAAATACTGAAGTCGGACAGAGCCATACCTCACATTACTGACTAAGGAGGACAGAAATATGCTCTCCTCCACGGATACGCGTCCATCAGGTTTAGTGACGAACGCGTTATCCTCAGCCGCAGTGAACGCAGCGTTCTTCCCAGCTTTCGAGGACCTGTAGAGGCGGAAATTTCTGTTCTTGGTGTAGACGCCTACAGGGCCaataagaaaagagaaaaactacTTTATAAATCCAAATTGGAGAGCTATTGTGAGCAAATCAATTATTCCATTTAAACCAACTGTGTATCTGTTCTGTGGGTAGCAGTTTTCTGACAGGTTCAAACAGGTCGCTGACTAACATTGAATATGACTGTTCCGCCATTACATCCACCATCACAAAGCCTCACTCTCTCATCACAAAGTGGAATCAGAGGATGATTGCAGCCTACCAAGGTCTACAAAGAGTTGGTCAAGGCCTTCTTTGTCTTTAACAAACAGGAAGTCGTAGTCATCCTCTCCGTGCCTTGGTCTCTTGGGCACTGGAGTCCCCAGCAGATCCCCGCCCACTTCTTGTGTGTGGTCCAATGACAAGAGCGGGTCAGTAGTGGTTCCTGGGGTGACATTGGTCATGCCCATGTCACCTGAATCCAGACcaccactcctcctcctccggacAGTGTCCAGAGCAGGCTGCAGGATCTTATGGATAAAATGGccttcaaatataaaaaaacaaaacgtatGATACTGACACACATTGATGACCAATACAACACAGCAAAACCAGTTTTACATCATTTACCATAAACGTTTTTccgaacaaaaatgaaaaggattACTAATACAGAGCCCATAAACAGACATCAAATTCAGTTGTTTCATTAACAAATtctaaaaaataacattaaagttATGGCTTA encodes:
- the primpol gene encoding DNA-directed primase/polymerase protein isoform X2; its protein translation is MHCYEVIPEGAVCKLYFDLEFHKPSNRGRDGRQMVLSLIQFVCGKLEEVYGVKCSAEDVLNLDSSTEEKFSRHLIFLLPNAAFKDNIHVGHFIHKILQPALDTVRRRRSGGLDSGDMGMTNVTPGTTTDPLLSLDHTQEVGGDLLGTPVPKRPRHGEDDYDFLFVKDKEGLDQLFVDLGVYTKNRNFRLYRSSKAGKNAAFTAAEDNAFVTKPDGRVSVEESIFLSSLVSNVSFTGQKILMSEVPETREDKQILCPAPHPSSVSSDSVGGYQHSPYKEVDDFVLSLVTRDGVDGGIRRWSLFVCEQLLVYDILRYRWCQNVGRHHKSNNIMILVDLKKEVWYQKCHDPVCRSVNYRSSDHPLPEEVCLSHFMREDEEEEGYEMDEAGTIEPRERSAAALDPTRLLDQEEGPEREDDWQDDHAYLQALEDAERSVLLEDETATTPRCHGDDLPDDLLLQTLAEFETSSDQICASTSMP
- the primpol gene encoding DNA-directed primase/polymerase protein isoform X1 produces the protein MPRRSNWGNRVKNVESLALSFQHCPLANPYKPRLSKPWQPETVWRLFPRQSDALSFAKCSKEDVHVFALEKDHAKTGQRIFLVTSYTELWHYYKTYRHSLMHCYEVIPEGAVCKLYFDLEFHKPSNRGRDGRQMVLSLIQFVCGKLEEVYGVKCSAEDVLNLDSSTEEKFSRHLIFLLPNAAFKDNIHVGHFIHKILQPALDTVRRRRSGGLDSGDMGMTNVTPGTTTDPLLSLDHTQEVGGDLLGTPVPKRPRHGEDDYDFLFVKDKEGLDQLFVDLGVYTKNRNFRLYRSSKAGKNAAFTAAEDNAFVTKPDGRVSVEESIFLSSLVSNVSFTGQKILMSEVPETREDKQILCPAPHPSSVSSDSVGGYQHSPYKEVDDFVLSLVTRDGVDGGIRRWSLFVCEQLLVYDILRYRWCQNVGRHHKSNNIMILVDLKKEVWYQKCHDPVCRSVNYRSSDHPLPEEVCLSHFMREDEEEEGYEMDEAGTIEPRERSAAALDPTRLLDQEEGPEREDDWQDDHAYLQALEDAERSVLLEDETATTPRCHGDDLPDDLLLQTLAEFETSSDQICASTSMP